The sequence below is a genomic window from bacterium.
GCTCTGGGCGTAGCCGCTGCAGATCAGCGCCTTCTGGCCGGGGCGGATCTTGACGATCTCGCGATACGTCTCGCAGCCGTTCATCCCCGGCGGCATGAGCATGTCGAGCAGCACGAGGTCCGCGGTCCGCTCCCGCAGCCAGGCGATCGCCTCTTCGCCCGAGGAGACCGTTTCCACGGTGTAGCCGAGGGCGATCAGCATCCGCCGCGCGAGGTCCCGCAGGCCCCGCTCGTCGTCGACCACGAGGATCCTGCCGGTCCCGCGCGCCAGCGCCGACGCCGACGGCGCCGACGCCGCGCGCGCGGCGACGGCGCGCACGACCGCGGGCAGGAGCACCGTGAACGAGGCGCCGCTCGCCCCGCTGTCGACGGTGACCGACCCGCCGTGCTCCTGGACGGTGTTCGAGACGACGGTGAGCCCCAGCCCGGTGCCGCTGCGGCCGAGGACCTTCTTCGTGTAGAACGGCTCGAAGACCCGCGCCAGCTCGCCTGCGGGGATTCCCGGGCCGGTGTCGTCGACCCGCAGGGACACGTAGGCCCCGGGCGGCACGCCGGCTGCCGACGACGTCTCGGCCGTCACCGCCCTGTTCGCGAGCGCCATCCTCACCTCGCCCCTGCCCGGGATCGCCTCGAAAGCGTTCATCACCAGGTTCATCACCACCTTCTGGATGTGGACGAGCGAACAGCGGACCAGCCTGAGGCCCGGGGCGGGCGGGCAGGCCAGCCGCACTCCCGGGTGACGCGCCGCCAGCGCCTGGTGCTCCGGCGACTGCAGGTAGCGCGACACCAGCTGGGCGAGGTCGCACTCCTCGACGGCGTACGCCGCGCCGCGGGCGAGCGTCAGCAGGTCGGCGACGACGGCCGCAGCCCGCGTGCCGGACTCCCGGATCGCCTCGACGATCTCCCGCAGAGGGCTGTCCGCGGGCAGGTCCATCAGCAGCAGCTCGGGGTAGCCGACAAGCCCGGAGAGGATGTTGTTCAGGTCGTGGGCGACCCCCGCCGCCATGGTGCCCATGGCGGCGAGCTTCTCGCTGCGGACCAGCTTCGCCTGCGCCGCATCGAGCTGGCTCACCGTCTCCACGAGCTGCCGGTTCTTCCCCTCGAGCGCGGCGAGCAGCCCGGAGACCTCGGCGTGCGCCACCTCGGCCGCCCGGCGCTCGATCTCGGCGGCCTCGCGCCGGCGCCGTTCCGAGATGTCGGTGACGCTGCACTCGACGCTGCCCCCGCCACCGTCGGTGCCCGGGATCATGCGCCCCGAGAGCGACGCCCAGAGGACGGTCCCGTCGACGCGCAACAAGCGGGCCTCGAAGTCGCGCACCTCGCCCCTCTCGCGAAGCGTCGCATGGAACTCCTCGTGCCGCGCGAGGTCCGCCCAGCGTGCTTCCGGCGGCGCGCTGAAGAAGCGCGCCAGCACCTCGGGCGTCGACCCGCAGCCGAGCATGCGCGCCAGCGCCGGGTTCGCGGCCAGCAGCCTGCCGTCGCCCGCGAGCTGGAAGATCCCCTCCACGGCGTTGTCGAAGAGGTCGCGATACTCCTTCTCCGCGCGGTGCAGCGCCACCAGGTGCGCCTCGATCCGCTCGATCATGGCGTCGACGCTCTGCATCAGCCGCCCGAGCTGGTCGGGCGTCACCGGGCCGCCGACGCGGGCGGCGTAGCTGCCGGCACGCACGTCGTCGAGGACCGCCACGGTCCGGTCGATCCGGGGCACGAAGAGGCGCTGCACCCAGAATCCGGTGATCACCAGCGTGAGCGCCACCGCGAACGCGGAACCCGCCACGTAGAGCAGGAGCGCCCGGTCCGCGCGCGCGGCGACGCCGGCCGCGTCGATCCTCAGGTAGAGCTGGCCGATGTCGTCACCCCCGGACCGAAGGGGCGCGAGCAGCGCCAGATGGTGCGCCCCGCCGGCGTCGACGGCCCAGGTCCGTCCCCCGCCGGGCGTCTCGGACCCGGCGGTGGCGGGAACGAACTCCGCGGCCGGGCGTCCGATCTTCGCCGGGTCCGAGGCGAAGAAGACGTCGCCCGTCCTTCGCGCGACGAACGCGTCGACGACCGGCTCGTGGACGATCCCCTCGAGGGCGCGCAGGTCCGCGGCGACGTCGAAGTTCAGCGCCATCTGGGACATCAGGGCGGCGGGGACGGCCATCTTCTCGGCGACCTGGCGGTCGAGCTCGCGCCGGTAGCCGTGCAGGAAGAACGTGCCGAGAACGGCGAGCAGCAGGACCTCGCTGGCGCAGACGAACAGGATGATCTTCGCGGTGAGATTCGCGCGGATTCTCGCGGCAAGCGGTCCCATCGAGCCGATCCAGTCCCCTTCTTTAAGCAGCCCCAAGCGAACGGAAGGCCCCCCCGCGCGGTCGCGCGGGCGGGCGGCGGCCGCAGGATGCCAAGGAATCCCGTCTAATTCAACCGGAATGCCGCGGGCACGACGCCGGATGCGCGGCGCGCGCGTCAGGACGGGGGCGGCTCGTCCTCGTCGAGCGTGGCCGGTTCTTCCGCGAGGAGCGCCCGGGCCCGGGCCTCGTCCCCGGCGGGGACCTGCAGCCGCACGCCCTTGACCAGCCCGTAGCCGAACAGGCCGCCCATCCCCTCGTCGGCGAGGACGGCCTCGATCCCCGCCGCCTCGAGCCGGCTGCGCGCCACCTGCGCGTCGACCCGGTCAAGGAAGCGCTCGATCGTCACCAGTTCGTCGTCCATGGTCGCCTCCGCGCCGCGGCCCGCAGCGTGCGCCGCCGCCCCGAGTATACGCCCGCGTGCGGCCGGCACGCTTACCACCAGTACTCGGGGTAGCGACGTCGCGGGGCCAGGTTGTTCACGGCGAGCGCGACCGCCAGCAGCACGAGCGCCCCGGCGCCGGCGGGAACCAGCGCGTAGAGAAAACCGAGGTCGTGAATTCCCCGCCCCCCGATGACGGCGATGAGCGCGGTCGCGCCGCCCGGCGGGTGCAGGGTGCGCGTGGCGAGCATCCCGGCGATGGCCAGCGAGACCCCGAGCGCCGCGGCCACCCAGAGGTGGTCGCCGAAGAGCCGCCAGCAGGCGACGCCGACGAGGGCGCTGACGACGTGCCCGCCCACGAGGTTTCGCGGCTGGGCAAGCGGACTGCGGATCGCCGCGTAGACCAGGACCGCCGAGGCGCCGAAGGAGCCGATGAGCAGCGTCGACGCCCGCGGCTCGAAGAACGCCGCGGAGAGCAGGCCGCAGAGGGCGATGCCGAGCGCGGCGCCGAGCCACGACCAGGCGATCTCCCGCGGCCCCTCGCCGGGCGGCGCGTGGCCGCCCCCGCGCATCTTCGCGAAGAAGCCGGGGCTCGGCGCGGCCGCGGGCGGCGCGGCGGGGACGGGGGCGAGCACGGGGACGGCGGGCGTCACCGCAGCCTCCAGCCGCGCCACGGCGTTGGCCTTGGCGCGCCGGCAGATCTCCTGAAGGTCCTCCGGCGTGACGTCGACGAACGACTCCATGCTGCGCATCGCCAGCTCGAGGTCCTCGTCGGTGAAGGCCACGCACGCCGTGTCGGCGGGGACGACGGCGACGGCGCTCATCTGCCCGCTCCCCCGCCCCCGGCGTTCAACTCCCGCAACAACGCCTCGAGGTCGAGACCGTGGTTGCGGGCCGCCATCCCCACGGTCACGGGCAGGCCCTTGACCAGCTCGCGGTGGGCCGGGTCCGCCAGGGGGGTGAGCCCTGCGCGCACCAGGATCCCGACGGCCTCGGGCCGGCGGGCCAGCAGGTCCGCGACGCGGGTCTCGGCCGTGACGGTGTCGTGCGTCTCCATGATCGATCCTCCTTCGTTCCTGCCGGCGAACCGCCACCGGCCCGCACTCATTCTCGGCCACGCGGCCGCACCCCGCCTTGACGCAGGTCAACGCTCCGCGGGGATCAGAGGTCCCGCCGCAGGAAGATCACGAGCGCAAGGACGGTCCCCGCCGCGCCCCCGGCGGCGAGCGCGGCAAGGTGCGTCCAGTCGAGCGGCCGGCCCAGCAGCAGGTCCACGGCGCGGTAGTAGTGGAAGGGGGAGAGCCGCGCGATCGTCCGCGCCGGCTCCCAGGCGCGCGCGAGGTAGTCGACGAGGAAGAGCGCCAGCGCCGCGATCCCGGCGATCGACCCGGCGGCGGCGCGGCGGCGCGATGCGGCGCCGACGGCGAGCGCCAGGCCGCCGACGCACGCAAGCAGGGCCCAGAGGTTCGCGGCCAGGGACGCCACGAGGCGGGTCTCGGGCAGCGGCGCGCCGGCCGGAGCCAGCCAGCGCAGCCCCGCCGCCGTGCCGGCCCCCATCGCGAGCAGGACCAGCGCCGGCAGCAGCACGACCAGCGCCGCAGACCGCGCGATGAGCGCCACGCGCGGCACGGGACGCACGAGCGCGAGGTCGAGGAACCGCGTCTCGATCTCCCCGGCCGGCTCGGTGGCGACGGCGATCACCAGCGCGCAGAGAGCGGCGACCACCGCCGGGTGGAAGTAGCCGAAGCTCGCGACGCCGGCGAAGGACAGGAACGCGGGCAGGGCCTCGCCCGCGAGCTGCCGGAAGAACGGCGGCAGGAACGGCGGAAGACCCGTGAACCCCGCGCTCAGGTAGAGCGTCCGGGCGAGGCCGACGAAGAGCACCTGGAAGAGCGCGAGCACGAGCGCCAGCCCGGCGAGGAGCCAGCGCAGCCGCCCGAGGGAGTGCCGCAGCAGCGTCAGCGCGCCGTGCACGACCCCTCCCCGCCGCCGCTCTCGCGGTAATAGCCGAGGACGACATCCTCGAGCGCCGGCTCCTCGACGCGCAGGTCCGCGACGGGCAGGCCCTCGAGCCGTCCGAGAAGGGGGCCGAGGGGCCCGCGGACGCACAGCGACCAGGCGCGCGCGCCGCGCGCGGTCAGCTCGACGCCCGGCGGCAGGGGCACGGCCGGCGCGCCGACGTCGGCGGCGAACGAGACTTCCGCGCGGCGCGGCGCCAGTCGCCGCACCTCCGCCACCGGTGCCGCGAGCACGAGACGCCCCTCGCGCAGCAGGCCGACGCGGTCGCAGGCGCGCTCGACCTCGCGCAGCACGTGCGACGACATGAAGACGGTGCGGCCGCGGCCGCGCTCCTCCGCGACCAGGTCGTGGAAGGCCGCCTGCATCAGCGGGTCAAGGCCCTCGGTCGGCTCGTCGAGGATCAGCAGCGGCGGGTCCGCCTGGAACGCCTGGACGAGCCCCAGCTTGCGCTTCATCCCGGCGCTGTACTCGCGCAGCCGGCGCCCGAGGTCGGCGGCCCCCAGCGCGAAGCGCTCGAGCAACGCCTGCTGGCGGCGCGGCTCGACGCGGGCCGCGCCGAGCCGATCGAGAAGGTCGAGCACCTGCCGCCCCGTGAGGTCGCCGTAGTACTGCACCTCGCCGGGGAGGTAGCCGACTGCGGCGCGCACCGCCAGGCTCTCCGCCCGGCAGTCGTGCCCGAAGACCGCCGCCGTGCCTGACGTCGCGCGCAGCAGGTCGAGGAGGATGCGGATCGTGGTGGTCTTGCCCGCGCCGTTCGGCCCGAGGAAACCGAAGACCTCGCCCTCGCGCACCTCGAGCGTCAGGTCCTGTATCGCGGCGGCGCGGCCGTAGCGCTTGGTCAGGCCGCGGAGCGCGATCGCCGGCCGGTCGCCCATGCTGCTCTCCGTGCCGATGAGGGGGGGCGCCGGCGGCGGCGCCCCCCGAACGAAAGCCTAGTGCCCGTGGTGCGCCGGCGCAGCCGCTTCGGTTGCCTCGGCCGCCTCGCCGCCGGCGTGGTGCGACGGCGGGTGCTCCGCGGCCTGGTAGATCCGCTCGCCGTAGTGGATGAAGTCGACGTAGGCGGCGACGTACGCCCGCCCGTACTCGACGCCGTGCTCGGCGTGCTTCTTCTTCTCGGCAGTCTGCTCGAAGCGGTGGCGGATGCCGTGCTCGACCGCGTCGCCCACCAGCTTCACGAGCGGCCCGACGTCGCCCGTGGTCAGCGCCTTGTCAGCCAGCGCGATCGTCTCCTCCTCGGTGCCGCCCGACTTGAGGCCGGTGTACGGCGCCCCTTCGCTCGCCCGGTGGACGCGCACCAGTGTCTCGAAGAACCAGGTGTCGGCGAGTTCCTGCGCCTCCTTCCCGCCCTTGCGCACCGCCAGCGTCTTCTGGAAGGCCTCGCGGATCTCCGCCTCACCCGCGGCCGGGACCCACTTGAGCACGGGCGTGATCTCCGCCTTGGCGAGCGCCGCCTTGGCGTCGACGACCACCGGCCCCTCCAGCGTGTCGCAGTGACCCCACGCCAACGGCGGTATGGCCAGCGCCAGCGTAAGGAGCAGGCCCGCTGCTGCGATCGACAGTCTCGTGGTTTCCATGTCCGTTCCTCCTCTGCCACCCACCGGCGGCCCTCGTTGCACGACGGCAAACCCGCGACCTGAACAATAAGGTAGGCGAGACGGGCGATTCCGCCATTGACCTGCGTCAAGGGCGGGGATTTCCTCCCGCGCCGCTCCCTGCTAGATTTGTCCAAGGGAGGAGATGATGCGTCCTGGACACCCCTTCAGCTGGCTGGCGGCCGCCGTGCTGCTGCTGGCCCTTGCCGCGCCGGCCGCGGCGACGCCGGAGTTCGCCGAGAAGACCGGCCAGGGCTGCCTGACCTGCCACCGCGACCCGGAGGGTGGCGGGGCCCTGACGGAGACGGGCCTGCGGTTTGCGGCGGCGGGATACCGATGGCCTCCGACGGGCGGCTACCGGGTGCTCGGCGGCCTGCGCCGCGGCGTGCGGCTGTTCGTCGGCCTCGCGCACATCGTCGCCGCGTTCCTCTGGTTCGGCACGATCCTCTACGTCCACCTCATGCTGCGACCGGCGTACGCGTCCAAGGGACTGCCGCGCGGCGAAGTCATCCTGGGACTCGTGTCGATGGGGGTCGTCGGGGTCACGGGCGTGCTCCTGACGGCGTCGCGGATCGCCGGGCTGGCGGTGCTCGTCGACAGCCCCTGGGGCCGGGTTCTCGCCGCCAAGATCGCGGTGTACCTCGTCATGGTCGGGTCGGCGGCCACCGCGGTCTTCTTCATCGGGCCGCGGCTCAAGCGCATGCAGGGCAAGGCGATCGCGCCGGCCGACGGGATCCACGACCCGGCGACACTCGCGGCCTTCGACGGCGGCGAGGGGCGCCCGGCCCGCGTCGCCGTCGCGGGCGTCGTCTACGACGTCTCGGCGCTGCCGCGCTGGCGCGGCGGCGCCCACATGAAGCACGCCGCGGGGCGCGACCTGACCGCCGACATCGGGCGGGCGCCGCACGACGCGTCGCTGCTGGAGCGGGCGCAGCGCGTCGGCACGTTCGACGCCTCGCGCGCACCGAGGAAGACACCGGCGCAGAAGGCCTTCTACGTCGTCGCCTACCTGAACCTCACCCTCGTCTTCCTTGTCCTCTTCCTCCTCGCCTGGTGGCGCTGGGGCCTTTAGCGCCCCCTATGGCGCGGCTTGCGCCGCTGTCACCCCGAAGGAAGGCAACGCTTGTCCCTCGAGACCGCCCTCAGGCGCGGCCAGAGCCTTCGCAAACACCCTCGGCCCCCGCGCCCTGTACGGTCGCCAATTCTTCGCCCGAGAAGACCCGGTCCGCGTCGAGGATGATCAGGAAGTGCTCGTCGCGCTTGCCCATTCCGCGTATGAAATCGGCTTGGATGCTCGCCCCGAGGCGCGGCGGGGGCTCGATCTGCCCAGGCTCCAGATCGACCACCTCCTGCACCGAGTCGACGAGCGCGCCCAGCAGCGTGCGCCCGCCGCCGATCGCCACCTCCGCAATGATGATGCAGGCGTTCAGGGTGCGCTCGGCCGCGACCATGCCGAACTTGAGCCTCAGGTCCACCACGGGCACCACGCTGCCGCGCAGGTTGATCACCCCGCGCATGAACTCCGGCATCCGTGGCACCCGGGTGATCTGGGTGTAGTCCAGCACTTCCCGCACCTGGGAGATCTCCAGCGCAAAGACCTCCTCGCCCAGCCGAAAGGTCAGGTACTGCTCAGTCGCCTCCACCGCCGTCGATGCCATCGCCCGGCTCCCTAGTGCCTCTCGAACTCGGCGTCTTCGGCGTCCTTGCCGGCGCGGCCCATGTCCAGCGCCACGCCGCTGGTGCCCGCCCCCCCCGCAGCCGTCCTCGGCGCGCCCGTCGCCGTCGCCGCCGTCGCCGCCGGCGCATGGCGCAACGCCGCCCGCTGCATCGTCGGCACGGCTTTGGTACCCAGGTGCGCCACTCGCGTCTTCTTGAACGAGGGCGTCGCCTCCGCCGTGCCCTGCCTTGAACCGTCCACCGTGAAGAACGCTATGATCGACTGAAGCTCCTGCGCCTGGCTGGAGAGCTCCTGGGCCGTCGAGCTCATCTCCTCAGCCGCGCCCGCGTTCTGCTGCACCACTTCGTCGAGGCGCTGGATCGCCTTGTTCACCTGCCCGGCGCCTTCGTTCTGCTCCCTGCTCGAGCCGTTGATCTCAAGCACCAGCTCGGCCGTGCGCTGAATGTCGGGCACCAGCTTGGCCAACATCGTCCCCGCCTGCTCGGCAACCTGCACGCTCGTGCCCGAGAGCTTGCTGATCTCGCCCGCAGCCGCCTGGGCGCGCTCCGCCAGCTTGCGCACCTCACTCGCCACCACCGCGAAGCCTCGTCCGTGCTCTCCCGCCCGAGCCGCCTCGATCGCCGCGTTCAAGGCCAGGAGGTTCGTCTGCCGCGCGATCTCCTCGATGATCGTGATCTTGCCGGCGATCTCCTTCATCGCCGCCACGGTCTCCGCGACCGCCTTGCCGCCCTCGCGCGCGTCCTCGGCCGCCTTCTGCGCGATCTTTTCGGTCTGCTGCGCGTTGTCCGCGTTCTGCTGGATGTTCGCGACCATCTGCTCCATCGAGGCCGAGACCTCTTCCACCGACCCCGCCTGCTCGCTCGAGCCCCGGCTCATTTCCTCGGCGCTCGAGCGCAGTTCCTGTGAACCCGTCGCCACACTGTCGGAGGCCCGCTTCACGTCGCTCACGACATCGGTCAACTTCTTGATCATCGTTGACATGGACGCCAGCATCATGCCGGTCTCGTCCCCGCCGGAGGCGGCGACGCTGACGGTCAAGTCCCCGTCCGCGAGAAGCCCGGCAACCCGCATCCCCTCGCTCACCGGTCTCGTAATGCTCTTGGTGATGATCACGCTGATGGCCAGGCCGGCAAGAAGCGTAATGGCGATGAGAATGAACATCGACACCTTGTTCCGCTGCGCCCGAACCATCGTTCTATTGAGCCGATCTTCGCCGTCCTTCTGCTGATAGGCTATTTGCTGTTCGAATGCCTTCACCGTGGCGGCCCCGAACGGGGTCGTTGTCTGCGCACGCCACTCTTTCGCCTCTTCGATCCTGCCTTCCCCGTAGAGTTGAAACCACTTCGGCCGCGCCTGGATGTACTTGCCGTAGGCATCTCTCAGCTCGCCCAGCGCTTTCTTCTCATCCGCGGTCATCGCCTTCTGTTCGTACGCTTTCAGATTTTCTTCGATGACCTTGTACCAGGTCCCCTCATCGGCGACGATCTTCGCCCGGGCCTCCGGCGTTCCGACCATGAATTGCGGGAAGCCGTAGCGCAACTGCCAGAGGGCATTCTGCGCCGCCGAAAGGTGGACCGCTGCCTGCACGTTGTCTCGATACAGATCGGTGTATTCCTTCGAGTAGTCTACGGTATTCCTCAGGCTGACCAACCCCACGATCACTATCAAGAACAGAACGACCCCGAACCCCGCCGTCAACCTCCATCCAATCTTCAGGTTCTTGAGCATGGTCCGCATCCCCCCGCCTCTCCCAATGGCCCCAGCGCGACCAACCTTAAGACCTGATATAAGGCAGGGCGATGCTCTACACAACCCAATTTTGTCAGGTTGCGCCTTCTGTAGACGGTGCGCCGGTTGCCCGTTTCCCCCCTCGTCGGCTGCCCGGGCCGGATGGGTCGTTCGAGCCGGGCCTGCGCGAGCGCCATTTCGCGTCCTGGCAAGGCAGCCCGGGCTGCCCCGTCACAGGCTGCACTGGCCGATGGGGCGCGGAACTTTTCTTCCTAAAGGGGCAGCCGGTGCCGAATGCTGTTCGAGCCGGGCCTGCGGGAGCGCCATTTCGCGTCCTGGCAAGGCCACCCGGGCAATACGGGAATACGCTGCACTGGCCGATGGGGCGCGGTATTTTTCGGCCTGACAAGAAAGCGGAGATGGGCGTGCGGAGGCGGGCTGGTGCCCGCCGCACAAACAGCCCTCTCCGCGACGCAGTCAGGGCGGAAAAGGCCCGCGCCAGCGGCTAGTGCTTACTTGTCCCAGTCCAGCAGTCTGCGTTCGCCGTCGAGGGCGCGGATGCCGGTGACATCCTGGCTGACCTCGAGACAGCCCTTGTACGCCCCAGCCGCGTCGCGCACCGCGAAGTAGCGGATGTGCAGGAAGCGCCCGCGCATCTGGATCCAGAACTCCGCGGTGTCCTTGTGGCCGGCCTTGAACTCCGAGAGGATCCGCTCGACGGTCGCCACGCTCTTGGGCGGGTGGCAGTTCTGCACGCGCCGGCCGATGACCCCCGGCGAGCGCGGGAAGATCCGCTCCGGCGTCGCGGAGTAGTAGAGCACCTCGTCGTTCTCGTTGACGAACGAGAGGTCCACCGGCAGGTGCGTCAGCATCAGGTTGAGCTGCTCGGCGGTCAGCGACCCGGTGTCGAGGCTGATGCTCCCGGCGTGCCGCGCCAGGTACTCCGCGGGCGCACCCGTCCCAGCCGCATGCCAGGGCTGCTCGGGCGTAAGGCCCCAGGCGAAGCCGATCTCGCCCTCGCCGGCGGCGACCTTGCCCCACTCCTCCTCGCTGAGCAGCTCGAGGGCCATCGGGAAGAGGATGTGCTCCTCCTTGTAGACCATGTCGCGCACCTGGGCCGCGACGAACTTCAGCCGGTCGGCGGGGAGCTTCTTCTCCGCGGCGGCCACCCGCGCGTCCTTGAGCAGGATGCGGATGTCGTCGTGCACCGCCCACATCACCTTGCTCGGCCCGGCGACGCCCTTGGCCTCGAGCACCGGGAAGAGCTGGTTCTCCTTGCGCAGGTAGTGGCGGTCGACCTCGGCGAGGCGCCCGAGCAGCTCCGAGACGCGCGCGGTCTCGGCGTTGGGGTCGGCGATCGCCTCGAGAGCGGCGGCGATGCGCTCCACCTCGCGGTTCTCGCGCATGAGCGTGTGCACGGGGTGCCCCGCCGGCAGGCCGGGGACCGCCTTCTGGTCGAGCGACTCCTTGAAGACCTCGACGTGCACGGAGCAGAGGCGCTTGACCTCGTCCTCGGGAAGCCCCTCCTTCATGAGGGACTGCTCCATCCTGCCGATCTCCCAGGGGGCGACGTCCTTGATCAGCTCGCGAAAGCGCTCCTTGGCGGCGCCGACGTCCCCGCCGTCGTGCAGCTGGCGGATGATGCCCTTGAGCGTCTCCTGGCGGGCGTCGGCCGTCTCGCGCTCCCCCGCGACGCCCGGGCGGGCGCCGGTGCGCCGCTCGATCTCGTCCGCGAGCGCCGCGAGCAGCTCGGGCAGCTTGGCGCCGCCCATGACCGCGGCCTTGGAGAGGGTCGCGAAGCGTCCGACGGTCTTCCACATCAGGGGGTTGTCCAGCGCCTTGAAGTGCGGGTTGTAGGCGATCAGGAACTCCTTCATGAACGGGTAGGCGGCGAGGAAGTCCTTGAGTTTCGTGTCCGGCCCGAGCACCATCTGCGTCCCCTCCCTGGGTGGTTGCCTCCAAGATAGGTCTGGCCGGCGCGCCGCGCATTGACTCGCGTCAAGTCGCGACATACCATGCGCCGCGTGAAGAAGAGTGTCGTCGCGATCCTCCGCACCTCCCCGGCCACGGTCCTGGAGGACTACCACCGGCTGATGAACCTCGCCGGCTACCGGGACGTCATCGCCCGGGAAGCCGACACCGCCCTCAAGATCAACATCAGCTGGCACTTCTTCTACCCGGGCAGCTCCACGACGCCCTGGCAGCTCGACGGGGTGATCCGCGCCATGAAGCGCGACGGCTACGACCCGGCGCTGATCCACGCCTGCCACAACCGCACCGTCGTCATCGACGCGCATCTCGGCGAGCGCGAGAACAAGCAGCTCGCGGTCGTCGAGAACCACGGGCTGCGCAACATCCACCTCTACGAAGGCGACGTGGCGTGGGTCAACGTCCGCGACGCCGTCGGGGACCTCGCCGACAAGTTCCTCTGCCTCAACCAGGTCTACCCGCAGGGGTTCATGATCCCGAAGCGCTTCATCGGCGAGAACATCATCCACCTGCCGACGGTGAAGACGCACGTCTTCACGACGACCACCGGCGCGATGAAGAACGCCTTCGGCGGGCTGCTCAACGAGCACCGGCACTGGACGCACCCGGTGATCCACGAGACGCTCGTCGACCTGCTGATGATCCAGAAGAAGATCCACCGCGGCATCTTCGCGGTGATGGACGGGACCTTCGCCGGCGACGGGCCCGGCCCGCGCTGCATGGTGCCGCATGTCAAGAACGTGCTGCTGGCCTCGGCCGACCAGGTGGCGATCGACGCGGTGGCGGCCAAGCTCATGGGCTTCGAGCCGCTGCGCGACCTGAAGTTCGTGCGCCTCGCCCACGAGGCGGGCCTCGGCTGCGGCGACCCGCGCGAGATCCAGATCGTCGGCGACGCGGACGCGGCGCGCGAGAACTGGCACTTCGTCGGCCCCTTCGAGAAGATGACCTTTGCCAGCCGCATGCAGCACAAGATCTACTGGGGGCCGCTCAAGCGCCCGGTCGAGTGGTCGCTCAAGACGTTCCTGGCGCCCTGGGCCTACGCGGCGAGCGTCGTCTACCACGACTCCTTCTGGTACCCGACGCACCAGCGGCGCGTGCACGACATCCTGCACAGCGACTGGGGACGGCTCTTCCACCACTGGGAGCAGAAGCAGCTCCCGCCCGCCGACCTGGCGACGCCCGGCTGGGCCGACCCGGGGCCGGATCCGGCCGAGCTGCGCCCCGAGGGGCTGCGCCTGTTCCGCCAGTCGCTCGGCATCCTCGGCACCTGCCTGCGGGAGGCGCCCGAAATCTCCGCGCGCCGCCGGCGAAAGGCTGCAGCCGCGCGAGGCTGATATAATCCGTTCCCGGAATTCCGGGGGAACATCGCAGGAGGCACGGACCGTGGCGCATGACCCGACCGCCGCCGAGACCGCGTGGATCGACGCCTCCTCCGATCCCGCCAAGGCCGCGCGCTTCGTGCAGATCGGCGCCGCCTTCAACCTCCTCGACGTCGGGCTGCTGGCGCCGCTGCTGGCCGGGCCGTGCTCCTACGGCTCGCAGTCCGTCCTCGAGGAGCTACGCGGTGCGGCCGCCGTCACGGCATACTTCACCGAGAAGTTCGACGCCCTGCGCGGCGCCGGCGCCGAGCACCTCGTGACCGCGGAGCTGGCCGCCGACCCCGGCGGACGCCCCTGCACGCTGCTGCGCCAGCGCGCCAGCGCCTACGGCCGCCCCGGCCTCGGCACGATCGCCGGCTACCACCGGATCTCCCTGACGCCGGACGGCCGGATCGCCCAGCTCTTCCTCGTGACGTCGGTGCCGCCGCCCGGCGAGTGCCGCGG
It includes:
- a CDS encoding response regulator gives rise to the protein MGPLAARIRANLTAKIILFVCASEVLLLAVLGTFFLHGYRRELDRQVAEKMAVPAALMSQMALNFDVAADLRALEGIVHEPVVDAFVARRTGDVFFASDPAKIGRPAAEFVPATAGSETPGGGRTWAVDAGGAHHLALLAPLRSGGDDIGQLYLRIDAAGVAARADRALLLYVAGSAFAVALTLVITGFWVQRLFVPRIDRTVAVLDDVRAGSYAARVGGPVTPDQLGRLMQSVDAMIERIEAHLVALHRAEKEYRDLFDNAVEGIFQLAGDGRLLAANPALARMLGCGSTPEVLARFFSAPPEARWADLARHEEFHATLRERGEVRDFEARLLRVDGTVLWASLSGRMIPGTDGGGGSVECSVTDISERRRREAAEIERRAAEVAHAEVSGLLAALEGKNRQLVETVSQLDAAQAKLVRSEKLAAMGTMAAGVAHDLNNILSGLVGYPELLLMDLPADSPLREIVEAIRESGTRAAAVVADLLTLARGAAYAVEECDLAQLVSRYLQSPEHQALAARHPGVRLACPPAPGLRLVRCSLVHIQKVVMNLVMNAFEAIPGRGEVRMALANRAVTAETSSAAGVPPGAYVSLRVDDTGPGIPAGELARVFEPFYTKKVLGRSGTGLGLTVVSNTVQEHGGSVTVDSGASGASFTVLLPAVVRAVAARAASAPSASALARGTGRILVVDDERGLRDLARRMLIALGYTVETVSSGEEAIAWLRERTADLVLLDMLMPPGMNGCETYREIVKIRPGQKALICSGYAQSADYAEARLLGAGRFLKKPFGLADLGAAVRGELAGEDGAAG
- a CDS encoding DUF2007 domain-containing protein, with translation MDDELVTIERFLDRVDAQVARSRLEAAGIEAVLADEGMGGLFGYGLVKGVRLQVPAGDEARARALLAEEPATLDEDEPPPS
- a CDS encoding HPP family protein; this encodes MSAVAVVPADTACVAFTDEDLELAMRSMESFVDVTPEDLQEICRRAKANAVARLEAAVTPAVPVLAPVPAAPPAAAPSPGFFAKMRGGGHAPPGEGPREIAWSWLGAALGIALCGLLSAAFFEPRASTLLIGSFGASAVLVYAAIRSPLAQPRNLVGGHVVSALVGVACWRLFGDHLWVAAALGVSLAIAGMLATRTLHPPGGATALIAVIGGRGIHDLGFLYALVPAGAGALVLLAVALAVNNLAPRRRYPEYWW
- a CDS encoding DUF1858 domain-containing protein, which produces METHDTVTAETRVADLLARRPEAVGILVRAGLTPLADPAHRELVKGLPVTVGMAARNHGLDLEALLRELNAGGGGAGR
- a CDS encoding ABC transporter ATP-binding protein: MGDRPAIALRGLTKRYGRAAAIQDLTLEVREGEVFGFLGPNGAGKTTTIRILLDLLRATSGTAAVFGHDCRAESLAVRAAVGYLPGEVQYYGDLTGRQVLDLLDRLGAARVEPRRQQALLERFALGAADLGRRLREYSAGMKRKLGLVQAFQADPPLLILDEPTEGLDPLMQAAFHDLVAEERGRGRTVFMSSHVLREVERACDRVGLLREGRLVLAAPVAEVRRLAPRRAEVSFAADVGAPAVPLPPGVELTARGARAWSLCVRGPLGPLLGRLEGLPVADLRVEEPALEDVVLGYYRESGGGEGSCTAR
- a CDS encoding DUF6448 family protein yields the protein METTRLSIAAAGLLLTLALAIPPLAWGHCDTLEGPVVVDAKAALAKAEITPVLKWVPAAGEAEIREAFQKTLAVRKGGKEAQELADTWFFETLVRVHRASEGAPYTGLKSGGTEEETIALADKALTTGDVGPLVKLVGDAVEHGIRHRFEQTAEKKKHAEHGVEYGRAYVAAYVDFIHYGERIYQAAEHPPSHHAGGEAAEATEAAAPAHHGH
- a CDS encoding CopD family protein codes for the protein MRPGHPFSWLAAAVLLLALAAPAAATPEFAEKTGQGCLTCHRDPEGGGALTETGLRFAAAGYRWPPTGGYRVLGGLRRGVRLFVGLAHIVAAFLWFGTILYVHLMLRPAYASKGLPRGEVILGLVSMGVVGVTGVLLTASRIAGLAVLVDSPWGRVLAAKIAVYLVMVGSAATAVFFIGPRLKRMQGKAIAPADGIHDPATLAAFDGGEGRPARVAVAGVVYDVSALPRWRGGAHMKHAAGRDLTADIGRAPHDASLLERAQRVGTFDASRAPRKTPAQKAFYVVAYLNLTLVFLVLFLLAWWRWGL
- a CDS encoding chemotaxis protein CheW; the encoded protein is MASTAVEATEQYLTFRLGEEVFALEISQVREVLDYTQITRVPRMPEFMRGVINLRGSVVPVVDLRLKFGMVAAERTLNACIIIAEVAIGGGRTLLGALVDSVQEVVDLEPGQIEPPPRLGASIQADFIRGMGKRDEHFLIILDADRVFSGEELATVQGAGAEGVCEGSGRA